The nucleotide window AAGGATAAACAAACTCTTATTAATActtgttcgtttattttattaagttaGCTTTGGCTGGTAAATTTTAATCTCGATTAAACGCAATAAGACGGTGAAGCACACGTAGTTAATGTCATTTTGTTATCTTAATTTGAAACATAAAACAACATTCTTGCTCTTCCTCGTTCCAGATTTTCCATTTAAGATCGTACGTTCGctgaagtaaaaataaattctgatTAACAAACAATCGACACGATTGTACAATTTGGTAGCAGTACTGTATGCACGATGAGGCACGTATAATACCTAGGCCGAAACTACTTTCATAGATACGTTTGCGCCTTAAGTACAAACCCATTTCTTAACACCTCGCGTACATGTGCGCATTTTCCAAGAAAATAACACGTTGtcgaaagtaataaatacataGGACAAATCATAGAGAAGTTCAACGATTATAAGAAGCGTATctgattaataatttagttAAGAAATGTACTTGCGATGGAATTAATTGAAACGTAATCGACAGACAGTACGTTACTAAGGGAGATACGTATACCGTTTTACAGACgcatatgtatatgttgtTTCGTCTACTTACGACaggatatttctttaaaattggtacttccacgTGATACGTATTCTTTTGGCCTGCTTCGATCGGACAAGAAGTCGATAAACAGGCATCGGGACTCATTCCCAAAAATGGAATATCCATTACCTGGCTTGCCCAAAAAATTCGACCTTGTATCTTTTCCGACGAGAAAGCTGGGAAATAGAAGACGAAGAGTGGTTCATTTTCACGAGGTATCTCGAACTAAATTCTTGAAATCCGTTGATTTACAACGTTAAATTCGATAAAGACGGAACCATGTTACCGCCATATCCTATTTCATTTGTcacgttatattatttttgtccCTAAGTCGTAAACAAGGATAGTAGTACCAATACTTACAAGGTGTATAGTGGAACGTCATATTCCCGACAACTcctctttttaatttacatgGTTTTCCTTCTGCGCTTTCTTTACAAGGATCTATGTATACTTCATCGATAGTGCAATTCGACTGAGTATCggctataaaaaaaaaaaaaacacaaattGTCGACGTTAATCGACCGACGAACTTTTATTACGCGGAATGTGAGAAATCGAGTCCAAGCTCCAAGTTCTCATCAGCGATGCTTCTGTaacgtttataaataaattttgccgATTATCGCATCTCTTCCTGCTACGAACGCGATACAGCGagaagtttattatatatacgcacatatatattcatattcgCGATACGGTTGTTTATAAAACTGTGACGAAATAGTCAAACGCGATACGCCGTTGAATTAACTTTGTACATTTATCTCGATGTACTATGTACCATTTATAAGTCTAACATCTTGTATTCTGTGGATAGAAGAGAAAATGCGGTACGTAGAAATTGAGAAGAAGCGTTATAAAACTACAAAtgataattttgcaaattttcattgtcattcgtaaattattttattatacatatataggaaAAAATATGCGAAGGTCCGCTAAATTGATTTTATCGAGAAACAACACAAATTAGTCGATTAATCTCGaatgaataaaacattttttcacaactcttggtatacatatatataaacgttataacgacCACAATAACTCGCGCTTTTATGACATTTGACCGAATTGCAGTTTATCCAGTAAATACAAGAATTTAGAGATTTTTATGCGATATGCGTGATAATACACAAATGATCGTTTGCTATTACGATTTGAAATCTGAATCTTACGAATATATCGCATACaagaaattatgtaaatgggCAAAATAAGCCGTGTCGCGTTTTCCTTTTATACCggcaaacaatttttatacgtttcaaacgtttaaacgttcttttttcaaatattttacgattatcgACTTCACAGCATTATTTATACTTGGTTGTACCTTTAGTTTCTTATAAAACTTAATAtcgatttgttatttttaaaaggcAAACTTTTCTCAACTGGGTATAACATATTGCGATAGCCGcgttaaaatagaaaaatcaacaaaGACGGAAATCATCGTGTTTTTTGTGTTGTCTTCGGCCTGCTCTCgcgtaataatttaataatcttaCAGATCTTTGTCGCACAAagatttttccaatttcagaTCGAACTTGCCAGCGTTTcgcgttttaaaaacttatCAAGGTATAGACAGACGAATAGAAGGACAAGAAGCGCGACGCATCTTTCAAGTATGGAAATTCACCGATTTACGTATCTATCGGATCTGGTGCTTGGTCGCAGGAAACGCGATTCGAATGCCGATTTGTAGAATCGAACGAGCCATACTCACGATCAGGATAAGGACATTGCCGCCACGGCACGAGTTCCGCATAGACCATGGACAAGGCCACGAACAAGAAGAGGGAAACGAGTAGCGCACTGTTTCGGTTCATCCTCGATGGACGGTCGTTGCGATGTGAAGCGAACGAAAGACGACGATTCCGCTCTATCAACAGAACGTGTACGACTGTTGAGGGGAGTAGGGAAGGTTCAAGAGTGGGGCCATAGGTCAATTGAAATTGTATCTCAAGTAGCTTACACACGGTGAGACTCGTCTCGCTGCGTCTAGCGAGAAACCATTATACGTACGTATCCCTGATACGAATGTGATCGTGCGTAAGGAAGAAACAGCGTACCCTTTGGTCAGGCGGGTAAACGAGAAAAGAGTATCCGCTCGTAAATTTCTATACAGCGACTTTTGTTGTTCCAGGCGTTAACTATCGACCACGTTAACTAGATTTCTCATTGAAATCGTAAATTACGTTGTAAATACGTAAATGATGGTTAAGTGGACGAGGCAATGTCGGGATGGGCCTTGCGCGAGATTCGGTCCTGGATCGTGCGGCGAGGCAAGTCTCACGGTGTGTAAAATGCTTTAGCAACGAGAAAGTAGCGAGTACAGGCTTGTTTCGTCCGTTGTCGAAGCAACCGCACGTTGTTATCACGCTATACCGTTGTTCCGTTGATTCAGTGACCATCGCGTTTCCGTAATCGTCATACCCGATCTAGTTCTCATAATCGATCGCCGGCCAAGTATTTGTCCAAGTATTTGTTTATCTTCGATTTCTCTTCCATTTATTTCGTTCGCTGTGGCATGTAAATTTCCGTATTGGtggatatttaatttatttcatttaagtaAATACACGGTAGTGAaaactttgtaataaaataaacggtTCTAGTTCCATATAAATTACCAAtgtcgtataaaatatttcgaatgcTATTATCGATACGAGTTTTTAAAGGGATACGATATTTTAAGTCACGCCAAGGTATACGCCACATATTTTACCAATGAATATCATCGTATCGCCAGTTTCAAAGTTTCTTTAACATACTTTTCCTAATTGGCAACCGCTTCGTATGTAAGAGCAATCTCTCATTAACGGCATTTCTATATCGATatcgaagagaagaaaatcgtTATCTTGCTCGACGAAGGTAAATTGCTTTCTACGAAGATTACACGGAACCATACTTTCAGCGGAAATTCGCAACTTTCCATATTCCTGGATGCTTGATCCCTTTCCAACGTCCACTCCATCGTGCGATCGATCGCGCCACTTTTTAGATTAGCCGCGAAAGCACCATTCTCGATAAGCATAGATACGCGCCGTATCCTATATAATACAAGACACGTTTGAACCATCAGAGCCGGAAATAAGAGTTCGACGATCGTTCGAGTGGCGTCGCTATGCGGATCGAGCATAAAGGCCGGCAAAGGGCTGCCGCGGGCCGAGGCCAACCTCGGATGACCAATCAAACACGAGACCTCTGGAAAAATAATTGGACGCAATTGTTAAATTGTGCATTTCCT belongs to Bombus pascuorum chromosome 10, iyBomPasc1.1, whole genome shotgun sequence and includes:
- the LOC132911046 gene encoding MD-2-related lipid-recognition protein-like, translated to MNRNSALLVSLFLFVALSMVYAELVPWRQCPYPDPDTQSNCTIDEVYIDPCKESAEGKPCKLKRGVVGNMTFHYTPSFSSEKIQGRIFWASQVMDIPFLGMSPDACLSTSCPIEAGQKNTYHVEVPILKKYPVRTYDLKWKIWNEEEQECCFMFQIKITK